The genomic stretch GTCCTTCCGCTCCGCCTCGGCGCGCTGAGCGGCGAGCACGGCCGGGTCCACGAGGTCGGGCGCGAAGGTGGCGCCGAGCGAGGCGAGCGCGTCGCCGCGGAGGTCGGCCCACTCGGTAGGAGACAGGGCCGACGGTGCGATGGGGCCGAGATGCGACTCGTACACGGCCTGCGCACGCAGCGCCAGCTCCCGCACCGATGGGGACTCCTCCGACCCGAGGGCACGGACGGCCTGGAGCGCGGCGACCGCCTGCGCCTCCTGGCGGTCGGGGTCCGGTTCGGTCTCGGCCGCCACGACGGCCTGCCGCGCGCGGATGACAGATCGGGCCCAGGCGAGCGGGTCGTCGGCGGTGTCGGTCGAGTCGGCGGGAGCCGCGTGGGCGGCGGGCGCGAGCGGCCCGACCAGGGCGACGGCGAACAGGACGGCGAGCGCGGCGCGGAGCGTCGGCATGGGGGGACGTGTGGTGGGATCCGAAGAAGAGAACCCCGCTGAGGGGTCACTCCGTGCCCGGGGCACGCTGCAAGGCACGTGCCGAGCGTTGTTCAAACTACCGGACACCCGACGGGACGTGGGGCGTAGACGCCGGTGTCCCCTAGTTTCGGCCCTTCCCCCGCCGCCCCGCTCCCCGCCCCTCACATGCCCGAGGCGTCCCCCCCAGAGGCCATCAAGATCCTGTTCGTCGACGACGAGCCGGATCTCGTGCCGCTCATCCGGCAGAAGTTCAGGTCGCAGGTGCGCGCCGGGACCGTCGCGCTGGTGTTCGCCGCCGACGGCGTCGAGGCCCTCGAACACCTTCGCGAGGACCACGACATCGAGGTGATCGTGACCGACATCAACATGCCGCGGATGGATGGCCTGACGCTGCTCGGCGAGTTGGGCGACCTCGGCCGCCGCACGCGCGCCGTCGTGGTGACGGCCTACGGCGACATGGAGAACATCCGGACGGCCATGAATAAGGGCGCGTTCGACTTCCTCACGAAGCCGATCGACATGGACGACCTCCAGATCACGCTCGCCCAGGCTCGCGAGGCCGTCGAGCGTGACCGCGAGGCCGACCGCGTCCGCCGCACCATCACGCGCTACCTGTCCGACAAAATCGCCCACGCGGTTCTCTCGGACCCCGCCGCGACCGGCTCCAGCGAGCGCCGCGAGGTGTCGGTGCTGATGAGCGACATCTCGGGCTTCAGCCAGCTCTCCGAGCGCCTCGAACCGGAGCGCGTCGTGGAGCTGCTCAACGTCTACCTCGGCGCCATGACCGAGGTGGTCGACGCGCACGAGGGGGCCATCGACGAGTTCATCGGCGACGCCGTGCTGGTCATCTTCGGCGCGCCGCTGGAGATGGCGGACCACGCCCTCCAGGCGACCGCCTGCGCGGTGGCCATGCAGAACCGGATGGCGAGCGTCAACGAGGAACTCGAGTCCCGCGGGCTGCCGCCGCTGAAGATGACGGCCGCCGTCAACTCCGGCGAGGTGGTGGTGGGCACCATCGGCTCCGAGTCGCGCGCCAAGTACGGCGTCGTGGGCACGGCGGTGAACCTGACCGCGCGGATCCAGACGATGGCCGTCCCGGACGAGGTCCTGATCTCGGAGACGACGTACCGCGCGGCGGGCGGCGAGGACGGGCCGGTCCGCCTGGAGGGCACGCGGCGCGTCTCGCTGAAAGGCTTCGCCGAGCCCATCGCCATCCACAGCGTCGCCGAGGTGGCCGGGGTGGAGGGCGGCGCGGTGCCGCACGACGAGTCGGCCCTGGTCCCGCTCGACGCTCCCATCCCGTTCGGGCTGGCGGTGCTCGACGGCAAGGAGATCACCAACGACGCCCACGCCGGGGAGATCGTGGCCCTCTCCGCGACGGGCGCGCAGATCCGGGTGGGCACGCCCCTCGACACCCGCGCCGACGTCCGCGTGACGGTGGACCTGGACGACGGCCCGGCATCGATCTATGCAAAGGTCCACCACGTGACGCCCTCCGACGACGGAGCCGAGGCCCGCCTGCGCTTCTCGTCCGTGCCGCCGGCTGCTGCGGCGGCCTTCGCCCGCCTCCTCTGACCCGATGACGACCTCTCCTCTGGAGGGCCCCGGCGCGTCTCGCCGCGCTCGCCCGTCCCGCATCGGGCTCGTGGCCCTGCTGGCGACAGCCCTCGGCGCGCTCGTCGTGCTCGGCCCCTCGCTCGTGGCTGGCGCGCAGCAGGGCGAGCCCGCACTCGCCGACGACGACGCGATCACGTTCCGCCACGTCGGGGTCGAGCAGGGCCTCCCGAGCAGCGTCGTGCTGGACGTGACCCAGGACGCGCTCGGCTTCGTCTGGATCGCCACCGACGAGGGCCTCGTCCGCTACGATGGCATGGACCGGGTGACGTACCAGCGCACGGCCGACTCGACCTCGCTGGCGGGCAACGTGGTGCAGGTGCTCGCCCCGGCGCCCGGCGGCGCCCTCTGGGTGGGCACCGACACCGGGCTGACGCGCTTCGACCCGCGTGCGGACGTCTTCCGCCGCATCACGGGGCTCCCCTCGGACGACATTCTGGCGCTCACGACCGATGTCGCGGGCAACGCCTGGGTGGGCACCACGGCCGGTCTCGCCTTCGTCACGGCCGAGGGCGCCGTCCAGTCGGTCGACCGGCACGACCCGGCCGACCGCTCCAGCCTCCCCGACGATACCGTCGAGGCGCTCTACCTCGCCTCGGAGGGCGTCCTCTGGGTGGGCACCGGCGACGGGCTCGCCCGCCGCGCCGACGGCCGCTTCCAGACCGTCCGCCCGGACTCGCTGGGCGTCCTGGGAGCCTTCGCTGTGACGGCCATCGCGCCGAGCGAGAGTGCGGGGCTGCTCCTCGGCACCCTCGGCGACGGCCTGGTCGCGTTCGACCCGCGTACGGCCGCCTTCGCCCGCCTCGACATCGGCACCGACATCATCGCGCAGAACGTGACCTCGGTCCACGAGGACGCGACGGGGACCGTGTGGGTGGGCACCCTCGGCGGCGGCCTCCGGCGCCTGACGCCGGGCGAGGACGGCGTGCGCATCTACGAGGCCGTGCCAGAGGACCC from Rubrivirga sp. SAORIC476 encodes the following:
- a CDS encoding adenylate/guanylate cyclase domain-containing protein; protein product: MPEASPPEAIKILFVDDEPDLVPLIRQKFRSQVRAGTVALVFAADGVEALEHLREDHDIEVIVTDINMPRMDGLTLLGELGDLGRRTRAVVVTAYGDMENIRTAMNKGAFDFLTKPIDMDDLQITLAQAREAVERDREADRVRRTITRYLSDKIAHAVLSDPAATGSSERREVSVLMSDISGFSQLSERLEPERVVELLNVYLGAMTEVVDAHEGAIDEFIGDAVLVIFGAPLEMADHALQATACAVAMQNRMASVNEELESRGLPPLKMTAAVNSGEVVVGTIGSESRAKYGVVGTAVNLTARIQTMAVPDEVLISETTYRAAGGEDGPVRLEGTRRVSLKGFAEPIAIHSVAEVAGVEGGAVPHDESALVPLDAPIPFGLAVLDGKEITNDAHAGEIVALSATGAQIRVGTPLDTRADVRVTVDLDDGPASIYAKVHHVTPSDDGAEARLRFSSVPPAAAAAFARLL